From a single Deltaproteobacteria bacterium genomic region:
- a CDS encoding WD40 repeat domain-containing protein gives MPTILKGHDGLVTDLTYARLSGQRRLLSVGRDGLLCTWAPHVSPRTISVTKSETPLERVAADSQGRYIAVADKVGQLSVFLHQ, from the coding sequence GTGCCGACGATTCTGAAAGGGCATGATGGGCTCGTGACTGATCTGACGTACGCACGTCTGAGTGGGCAGCGTCGTCTCCTCTCGGTTGGCCGCGATGGGTTGCTTTGCACCTGGGCTCCCCATGTGTCACCCCGAACGATTTCTGTCACCAAGAGCGAGACCCCACTGGAACGTGTCGCGGCTGACTCGCAGGGGCGCTATATTGCTGTGGCCGATAAGGTTGGGCAGCTGAGTGTCTTCCTCCATCAGTAG